The following coding sequences are from one Dermacentor silvarum isolate Dsil-2018 chromosome 4, BIME_Dsil_1.4, whole genome shotgun sequence window:
- the LOC119448138 gene encoding elongation of very long chain fatty acids protein AAEL008004-like gives MTFTLNPVTLSNRIVRMGDPRTRDYPLVTNPLFVFPLVAFYLYFVKVAGPRWMKDRKPFDVVNLVRAYNLFMVVMSVRFLYLMLPFTYLPGGHYNFWCQGITGYMNDEMRAYYRQGWIFTAVRYADLLDTVFFVLRKKFTHISHLHVIHHTLVTVNVWFYTLFAPEGQPALGLALNVAVHVVMYSYYFLTTFGPKVRKYLWWKKYLTAVQIVQFVIMIIHFSIPLFVDCGFPRHLIIIGNAQTFLVLCLFVNFYVKNYSLNDSTSSTRLTQEQKHNKAAVDGKAE, from the coding sequence ATGACATTCACTTTAAACCCCGTCACCTTATCCAACCGGATAGTTCGGATGGGAGATCCCCGAACGCGCGACTATCCATTGGTCACCAACCCTCTCTTCGTCTTCCCGCTGGTCGCCTTCTATCTGTACTTTGTGAAGGTGGCGGGTCCACGCTGGATGAAGGACAGAAAGCCATTCGACGTCGTCAACCTCGTCCGCGCCTACAACCTATTCATGGTGGTCATGTCGGTCAGGTTTCTCTACCTTATGCTACCGTTCACGTACCTGCCCGGCGGCCACTACAACTTCTGGTGTCAGGGCATCACCGGCTACATGAACGATGAGATGAGGGCCTACTACAGGCAGGGCTGGATCTTCACGGCCGTCCGCTACGCCGACCTGCTCGACACGGTGTTCTTCGTCTTGCGCAAGAAGTTCACCCACATATCGCACCTCCACGTGATCCACCACACGCTAGTCACCGTCAACGTCTGGTTCTACACGCTCTTCGCGCCGGAGGGTCAGCCGGCGCTGGGCCTGGCCCTGAACGTGGCCGTTCACGTGGTCATGTATTCGTACTACTTCCTCACCACCTTCGGGCCGAAGGTCCGCAAGTATCTCTGGTGGAAGAAATACCTCACGGCTGTGCAGATAGTTCAGTTTGTCATCATGATCATCCACTTTTCCATACCGCTGTTCGTCGACTGTGGCTTTCCCAGGCATCTCATTATCATCGGAAACGCACAAACGTTCCTCGTCCTGTGTCTGTTCGTTAACTTTTACGTCAAAAACTATTCACTCAACGACTCCACGTCGAGCACAAGACTTACACAGGAGCAAAAGCACAACAAGGCCGCCGTAGATGGGAAAGCTGAGTAG